The following proteins are co-located in the Sporolactobacillus pectinivorans genome:
- a CDS encoding nickel-dependent hydrogenase large subunit, whose translation MSKRVVVDPITRIEGHLRIEADVQNGKITDAFSSGTAIRGIELVVKNRDPRDVWAYAQRICGVCTTVHALASIRSAEDALGIRVPQNANLIRNIMNATIILHDHVVHFYHLHAFDWVDALSALKANPNETSRIAQSISPWPNTSPGYFKSVQQKIQKVVDSGQLGVFANGYWGHPAYKLPPEVNLLAVAHYLEALDWQKEIVKIHTIFGGKNPHPHYLVGGMATPLDINMDNGIHSEKLEQIDQLISQAHDFINQVYLPDLLAIGSYYKDWGSREVGGGLNNYLCYGDFSTKDIHDTQLYRVPRGIILGGNINEVLDVDPRDSNQVSELIDHSWYTYDGKGAGGRHPWKGETTMNYSGPKPPFQHLNMNEKYSWVKSPRWKGNAMETGPLARILVGYAADKGDYRAIVDDTLKKLGLPVSAMHSALGRTVARGLDAQMVVGWLRDDFNSLMNNIKNGDQTTFDNSKWEPKTWTAHALGVGTVEAPRGALGHWIEIKDGKTANYQAVVPTTWNASPRDDAGNIGAYESSLKNVPVADVNKPLEILRVVHSFDPCLACAVHLTDLENQKLTSVHVE comes from the coding sequence ATGAGTAAGCGGGTAGTTGTCGATCCAATAACGAGAATAGAGGGGCACCTGCGTATTGAGGCAGATGTTCAGAATGGAAAAATTACCGATGCGTTCAGTTCCGGGACGGCGATCCGCGGTATTGAGCTGGTTGTCAAGAATAGAGATCCCCGGGATGTCTGGGCTTATGCGCAGCGCATCTGTGGCGTGTGCACAACGGTTCATGCACTGGCAAGCATCCGTTCGGCGGAGGATGCACTGGGCATTCGCGTGCCGCAGAACGCGAACCTGATCCGCAACATTATGAACGCAACGATTATTCTTCATGATCATGTGGTCCATTTTTATCATTTACATGCGTTTGACTGGGTTGATGCACTCAGCGCGTTGAAAGCGAATCCGAATGAAACAAGCAGAATTGCGCAGTCCATTTCACCGTGGCCGAATACTTCACCTGGCTATTTCAAAAGCGTCCAGCAAAAAATTCAAAAAGTTGTCGACAGTGGACAGCTCGGTGTGTTCGCCAACGGTTACTGGGGACATCCGGCTTATAAATTACCTCCGGAGGTCAACCTGCTTGCTGTCGCCCATTATCTTGAAGCACTGGATTGGCAAAAGGAAATCGTTAAAATTCATACGATTTTCGGCGGAAAAAATCCTCATCCGCATTACTTAGTTGGCGGTATGGCAACACCGCTGGATATTAACATGGATAACGGTATTCATTCAGAAAAGCTGGAACAGATTGATCAGCTGATTTCACAGGCTCACGATTTTATCAATCAGGTTTATTTGCCTGATCTTCTGGCTATCGGTTCTTACTACAAAGATTGGGGGAGTAGAGAAGTTGGCGGCGGCTTGAACAACTATCTCTGCTATGGAGATTTTTCGACAAAAGACATCCATGATACTCAGCTGTACAGGGTACCAAGAGGAATCATTCTGGGCGGCAATATCAACGAGGTTCTGGACGTTGATCCCCGTGATTCGAACCAGGTCAGCGAACTGATTGATCATTCATGGTATACCTATGACGGCAAGGGAGCCGGCGGCCGCCACCCGTGGAAGGGCGAAACGACCATGAATTATTCAGGTCCGAAACCGCCGTTCCAGCATCTTAATATGAATGAAAAGTACAGTTGGGTCAAATCCCCGCGCTGGAAGGGCAATGCGATGGAGACAGGCCCGCTTGCCCGGATTCTTGTCGGTTATGCCGCCGATAAAGGGGACTACCGCGCTATTGTCGACGACACATTGAAAAAACTTGGCCTTCCTGTTTCAGCGATGCATTCGGCACTTGGGCGGACGGTCGCACGTGGATTGGATGCACAGATGGTTGTCGGATGGCTTCGTGATGATTTTAACAGTCTGATGAATAACATTAAAAATGGTGATCAGACGACTTTTGATAACTCGAAATGGGAACCGAAAACATGGACCGCTCACGCATTGGGCGTCGGCACCGTCGAAGCTCCGCGAGGTGCACTCGGTCACTGGATTGAGATAAAAGATGGAAAGACGGCGAATTATCAGGCTGTTGTTCCGACGACGTGGAATGCATCCCCGCGTGATGATGCAGGAAACATCGGAGCCTATGAATCTTCGCTGAAAAATGTTCCGGTAGCCGATGTGAATAAACCGCTTGAGATTCTTCGCGTGGTTCATTCATTCGATCCGTGCCTGGCCTGCGCTGTCCATCTGACGGATCTGGAGAATCAGAAGCTGACCTCGGTTCACGTGGAATGA
- the hypB gene encoding hydrogenase nickel incorporation protein HypB, with protein MKITLEKDVMENNDRAAEFNRQLFQKTGTLVINIMSSPGSGKTTILEKTAAALSDQFRIAVIEGDIATERDADRVRRAGVRAVQIATEGECHLDPRMIAKVLPEIDLDHTDILFIENVGNLVCPSEFDLGQNHRIVVLSTPEGNDKIPKYPLMFHVTELALINKIDLIPYVSFDMNKAREDLHAINPSSRIMPVSAKNGEGFDAWLDWVKKAYRDCLKQ; from the coding sequence ATGAAAATTACACTTGAAAAAGATGTGATGGAGAATAACGACCGCGCAGCCGAATTCAACCGGCAGCTGTTTCAGAAGACCGGGACGCTGGTCATTAATATCATGAGCTCGCCCGGTTCCGGAAAAACAACGATCCTTGAAAAAACGGCTGCAGCGTTGTCGGATCAGTTCAGAATTGCCGTGATCGAGGGCGACATTGCTACAGAACGTGACGCCGACCGGGTTCGCAGGGCGGGCGTAAGGGCCGTGCAGATTGCAACCGAAGGGGAGTGCCATCTTGATCCGCGGATGATCGCCAAAGTGCTCCCGGAGATTGATCTTGATCATACCGATATCCTTTTTATAGAAAATGTAGGCAATCTCGTCTGTCCGTCCGAATTTGATCTCGGACAAAATCACCGGATCGTTGTGCTGAGTACCCCCGAAGGGAACGACAAAATTCCCAAGTATCCGCTCATGTTTCACGTCACGGAACTGGCTCTGATCAATAAGATTGATCTAATTCCTTATGTCTCGTTTGACATGAATAAAGCGCGGGAGGATCTGCACGCGATCAACCCGTCTTCGCGGATCATGCCTGTCTCGGCGAAAAACGGCGAGGGTTTTGATGCCTGGCTGGACTGGGTGAAGAAAGCGTACCGGGATTGTCTGAAGCAGTAA
- a CDS encoding Rieske (2Fe-2S) protein has protein sequence MDRRSFIKELAQSLTETGKEIIYPFFEDDIGKLERAANILNGISWHPLETISSGYQEQFCGGEIICLYLSGNSLTACSKRCPDCCETLQWLAYEQRLACAACGHNYSFLNKEGSLRPDIFSVKKEEESWWVALPDKGVSAHA, from the coding sequence ATGGATCGTCGTTCTTTTATAAAAGAGCTTGCCCAGAGCCTGACAGAAACCGGAAAAGAGATTATTTATCCTTTTTTTGAAGATGATATCGGCAAGCTTGAGCGGGCGGCTAACATTCTGAACGGGATTAGCTGGCACCCCCTTGAGACCATCAGCTCCGGCTATCAGGAACAGTTCTGCGGAGGAGAAATCATCTGCCTTTACCTGTCGGGAAATAGTCTTACTGCATGCAGTAAGAGATGTCCCGACTGCTGTGAAACATTGCAATGGCTGGCCTATGAACAGCGGCTGGCATGCGCCGCCTGCGGACACAACTATTCTTTCCTCAATAAGGAGGGCTCACTACGGCCTGATATCTTTTCTGTAAAAAAAGAAGAGGAGTCCTGGTGGGTGGCACTCCCGGACAAGGGAGTTTCCGCGCATGCATGA
- the hypF gene encoding carbamoyltransferase HypF, with the protein MSEAVKVIVRGRVQGVGFRPFVYQISMEENLAGTVQNNMDGVRITWEGSRVAVRRALKRLETEKPRLSRIDELAVHAAATTGRKGFQIIDSDRSGKSSLVIPVDSAVCSDCLKEMHDPSNFRYRYPFINCTQCGPRYSIIDELPYDRKYTSMVDFRMCSKCEKEYRDPLNRRHHAQPIACDSCGPHLSLRSSDGELLGEREDALALAVRGLEKGRTVAVKGIGGFHLACDASNSEAVARLRRCKNRPDKPLAIMARSMEEVRRIAAISDREENVLRSPEAPIVLLEKNKAFTDLLPGALAPGIRTIGVMLPYTPLHHLLFDDGKFSFLVMTSANPSGLPILYRDDCAVHYLGGIADQILTHNRPILHAVDDSVVRVGRSVPFFLRRSRGYAPDPINSERNVDGIAALGSQMKNTFAIGRGDQIFVSPHLGDLTAMESMDHYQATLAHVMKWTGVTPRAIAIDKHPYYSTREIAAKLGKPIVEVQHHHAHLVSCMEDNVLKGKCIGVILDGTGYGADGNVWGFEVLYGGTSGYQRLAHLRYTPLPGGDRAVTEPWRNATAMLISLLGDEGRRLAARLFPDQSAGLRVIDRMTGMKLNSPMAGTCGRLFDAVSAIIGLCKVSTYEGEPAILLSECADEGNGQVEPYPYRVTWEETAEIDFSLTLKQIAEDHLHGLSAARISRRFHETVVSVCCSVIHRIACRHPEFGRRVVLSGGSLNNQFLARHLQATLAAGGFDVFTHHRMPCGDGGLCLGQLAVAAEMQVGKT; encoded by the coding sequence TTGTCTGAAGCAGTAAAAGTCATTGTCAGGGGGCGGGTCCAAGGCGTCGGATTCCGTCCGTTTGTTTATCAAATTTCCATGGAAGAAAATCTGGCGGGAACAGTTCAGAACAACATGGACGGCGTCCGTATTACCTGGGAAGGCAGCCGCGTTGCCGTACGGCGGGCTTTGAAAAGGCTTGAGACGGAAAAACCGCGCCTCTCCAGAATTGATGAACTGGCAGTTCACGCAGCCGCAACAACCGGAAGAAAGGGATTCCAGATTATCGACAGCGACCGTTCAGGTAAATCCTCGCTGGTCATTCCTGTCGATTCAGCCGTGTGTAGCGACTGCCTGAAGGAGATGCATGATCCGTCGAATTTCCGTTACCGCTATCCGTTCATCAACTGCACACAGTGTGGCCCGAGATACTCGATCATTGATGAGCTGCCCTATGACCGGAAATACACGTCAATGGTGGATTTCCGGATGTGCAGCAAATGTGAGAAAGAGTATCGGGATCCGCTCAACCGTCGCCATCATGCCCAGCCGATCGCCTGTGATTCCTGCGGGCCGCATCTTTCGCTGCGCTCCTCCGATGGAGAACTTCTCGGGGAACGTGAGGATGCCTTGGCCCTTGCCGTTCGCGGCCTGGAAAAAGGCAGGACTGTAGCAGTTAAAGGAATCGGCGGATTCCACCTGGCCTGCGATGCCTCAAATTCGGAAGCTGTTGCCAGGCTCAGGCGGTGCAAAAACCGGCCGGATAAACCGCTGGCCATTATGGCAAGGTCCATGGAAGAAGTGCGGCGAATCGCGGCCATTTCGGATCGTGAAGAAAATGTGCTGCGTTCACCGGAGGCGCCGATCGTTCTTCTTGAAAAGAACAAAGCATTTACAGATCTGCTGCCTGGAGCACTTGCACCGGGCATTCGGACAATCGGCGTCATGCTGCCTTACACACCGCTGCATCACCTGCTTTTTGATGATGGAAAATTTTCATTTCTGGTGATGACAAGCGCCAATCCGTCGGGGCTGCCGATTTTATACCGGGATGACTGCGCTGTTCATTATCTGGGCGGTATTGCCGATCAGATTCTGACCCACAATCGGCCGATTCTTCATGCGGTTGATGATTCGGTCGTGCGTGTTGGTAGATCTGTTCCTTTTTTCCTGAGACGCTCCCGGGGTTACGCCCCCGATCCGATCAACAGCGAACGAAATGTAGACGGCATTGCAGCGCTCGGCAGCCAGATGAAAAACACATTCGCAATCGGGCGCGGCGATCAGATTTTTGTCAGCCCGCATCTGGGGGATCTGACAGCAATGGAAAGCATGGATCATTATCAGGCGACGCTGGCTCACGTGATGAAGTGGACGGGGGTCACGCCCAGGGCCATTGCCATTGATAAGCATCCGTACTACAGTACCCGCGAAATTGCTGCCAAACTGGGCAAACCGATCGTCGAAGTGCAGCACCATCATGCTCATCTAGTTTCATGTATGGAGGATAACGTACTGAAGGGAAAATGTATTGGCGTGATACTTGACGGAACCGGATATGGAGCGGACGGCAATGTCTGGGGTTTCGAAGTGTTGTACGGCGGTACTTCCGGATATCAGAGACTGGCGCATCTTCGCTATACGCCGCTTCCCGGGGGCGATCGGGCGGTGACTGAACCGTGGCGCAACGCAACAGCTATGCTGATCAGCCTGCTCGGAGACGAAGGGCGAAGGCTGGCGGCCCGGCTTTTCCCCGACCAAAGCGCCGGCCTGCGGGTGATCGATCGCATGACGGGGATGAAGCTGAATAGCCCCATGGCAGGGACATGCGGCCGTCTGTTTGATGCCGTCAGCGCGATCATCGGTCTCTGCAAGGTTTCAACCTATGAGGGGGAGCCAGCCATTCTGCTGTCGGAATGCGCGGATGAGGGGAACGGGCAGGTTGAGCCCTATCCTTACCGCGTTACTTGGGAAGAAACAGCCGAAATTGATTTTTCACTGACACTGAAACAGATCGCCGAGGATCATCTGCATGGTTTATCTGCAGCCCGGATCAGCCGCCGTTTCCACGAAACTGTAGTATCAGTGTGCTGCAGTGTGATTCACCGGATCGCTTGCCGTCACCCGGAATTTGGCAGACGGGTCGTGCTGTCCGGCGGCAGCCTGAATAATCAATTTCTCGCCAGGCATTTGCAGGCAACGTTAGCCGCTGGCGGTTTTGATGTTTTTACACATCACCGTATGCCATGTGGAGACGGGGGGCTGTGCCTTGGCCAGCTGGCTGTGGCGGCAGAAATGCAAGTTGGCAAAACATGA
- the cybH gene encoding Ni/Fe-hydrogenase, b-type cytochrome subunit: MKTLTDIPPAIRRKMEKERLEDRKTEMAAQRAVDARDRNSVYVWELPIRIFHWVNAGAIMILMITGIYIGHPFITPANNGEAYYNFLMGWVRDIHFFTAFIFTANLIFRCYWTFRGNHYAKSQILQKSFWTGLIETVKGYLFIPNHKPHYIGHNPLAQFSYWLFVGVGSVIMVFTGYYLLFQPQPDTIYGKAFAWVPFVFGGSDFTVRSWHHLVAWGFMLFVVIHVYMSIREDWLSKNGTMSSIFTGYKFEPAHRAEERANAAVPVRTMTAAIVDEARKITVLGIGNALYTDEGLGVQILPRLESALKGVADIEFIDGTTEGMQLLGPVEATQALIVIDAINAGKEPGTCIKLEKKQIPSFNGIKMSVHQIGFQEVLSAAQLRDRLPEKMVMIGIQPASLELGTEMSPTVQSAIPGLIKQVKKQIHEWRDD, translated from the coding sequence ATGAAAACTCTGACGGACATTCCGCCGGCCATCCGGCGGAAAATGGAGAAAGAACGACTTGAAGACAGAAAAACGGAAATGGCTGCGCAGCGTGCTGTAGATGCCCGTGATCGGAATTCAGTCTATGTCTGGGAACTGCCGATCCGCATTTTCCACTGGGTCAACGCGGGTGCAATCATGATCCTGATGATTACCGGAATCTATATCGGCCACCCTTTTATCACACCTGCAAATAATGGTGAAGCTTACTATAATTTTCTGATGGGATGGGTCCGGGACATCCACTTTTTCACGGCGTTTATTTTTACTGCCAATCTGATTTTTCGCTGCTACTGGACATTCAGGGGCAACCATTATGCTAAATCTCAGATTTTGCAGAAGAGTTTCTGGACCGGGCTGATTGAGACAGTGAAAGGTTATCTTTTTATCCCTAATCATAAACCGCACTATATCGGGCATAACCCGCTGGCTCAATTCAGCTATTGGCTTTTTGTCGGTGTTGGATCCGTGATCATGGTATTTACTGGTTATTACCTGCTCTTTCAGCCGCAGCCGGATACCATCTATGGCAAAGCATTTGCCTGGGTTCCTTTTGTGTTCGGCGGTTCGGATTTTACTGTGCGGTCCTGGCATCACCTTGTGGCATGGGGTTTCATGCTTTTTGTGGTCATTCATGTGTATATGTCGATCCGTGAAGACTGGCTCAGCAAAAACGGAACGATGTCGTCGATTTTTACCGGCTATAAATTTGAACCGGCGCATCGCGCTGAAGAAAGGGCAAATGCTGCGGTACCGGTCCGGACTATGACGGCCGCAATTGTTGACGAAGCGCGGAAGATTACGGTTCTCGGCATTGGAAATGCGCTCTATACCGATGAAGGACTGGGCGTCCAGATTCTTCCCCGTCTTGAATCAGCGCTTAAAGGCGTTGCAGATATTGAGTTCATTGATGGAACGACTGAAGGCATGCAGCTGCTTGGGCCCGTTGAAGCCACTCAGGCACTGATCGTCATTGACGCGATTAATGCCGGTAAAGAACCCGGGACATGCATCAAGTTGGAAAAGAAACAGATTCCATCTTTCAACGGGATTAAGATGTCCGTGCACCAGATCGGTTTTCAGGAAGTGTTGTCAGCAGCGCAATTGCGTGACCGCCTTCCAGAGAAAATGGTCATGATCGGCATACAGCCGGCATCATTAGAACTCGGTACCGAAATGAGCCCAACCGTGCAATCAGCTATACCGGGCCTGATCAAGCAAGTCAAAAAACAAATTCATGAATGGCGTGATGACTGA
- a CDS encoding hydrogenase small subunit, translating to MKKGEPTIYESVLQQGYSRRTFLKICATLAAAMGLDYSQTGTVAHALETKQRIPVIWLQMQDCTGCSESFIRSSYPKTESVIFNMISLEYMELLTAAAGFQTEEAEQNVLKKYKGEYVLAVEGSVPQEAGYLTIGGRSGEDLLREAAQNAKAILAFGTCSSWGGIAKAKPNPTGAQPISAVLNGFPIIRVPGCPPIAEVMTGVLAQIVTFDQLPETDMFGRPKAYYRHRIHDKCNRRAYFDAGLFAESFDDPNLKAGYCLYKLGCKGPTTYNSCAELRWNGGVSYPIQSGNPCIGCSEADFWDNGPFYSHFAKLPLTQTTINPEKWGAAITGAALVGVGAHAGITAAVKHHKEKQQDKGDQNE from the coding sequence TGTGCAACATTGGCGGCAGCAATGGGGCTGGATTATTCACAAACCGGAACCGTCGCCCATGCGCTGGAAACCAAGCAAAGGATCCCGGTGATCTGGCTGCAGATGCAAGACTGTACCGGCTGCTCAGAATCATTTATTCGTTCATCCTACCCCAAGACTGAGAGTGTCATTTTTAATATGATATCTCTTGAATATATGGAACTCCTGACTGCTGCTGCCGGTTTCCAGACTGAGGAAGCGGAACAGAATGTTTTGAAGAAATATAAAGGAGAATACGTACTTGCAGTGGAAGGCAGCGTCCCGCAGGAAGCAGGTTACCTTACCATCGGTGGCCGGTCGGGAGAGGATCTGCTGAGGGAAGCCGCACAGAACGCCAAGGCAATCCTTGCATTTGGCACTTGCTCCTCATGGGGCGGGATTGCCAAGGCAAAACCCAACCCGACCGGGGCCCAGCCTATATCGGCTGTGTTGAATGGATTCCCGATTATACGCGTGCCTGGCTGCCCCCCTATTGCGGAGGTTATGACCGGAGTACTGGCGCAGATTGTAACTTTCGATCAACTGCCGGAAACGGACATGTTTGGCCGCCCCAAGGCTTACTATCGCCACCGCATCCATGATAAGTGCAATCGCAGAGCTTACTTTGACGCCGGCCTGTTTGCAGAATCCTTCGATGATCCGAATCTGAAAGCCGGATACTGTCTATACAAGCTCGGGTGCAAGGGCCCGACCACTTATAACTCGTGTGCCGAACTGCGCTGGAACGGCGGTGTCAGTTACCCGATCCAGTCCGGCAATCCGTGCATTGGCTGCTCTGAAGCCGATTTTTGGGATAACGGACCGTTCTATTCACATTTTGCCAAATTGCCATTGACACAGACGACGATCAATCCGGAGAAGTGGGGTGCTGCAATTACCGGAGCGGCACTTGTCGGTGTCGGGGCGCATGCCGGAATAACAGCTGCCGTAAAGCATCATAAAGAAAAGCAGCAGGATAAGGGTGATCAGAATGAGTAA
- a CDS encoding hydrogenase maturation nickel metallochaperone HypA, translated as MHEMGLMEDALQMVSEDAEKRGIERVDKISLIVGDLSNVLPDALRFAFEAFRQTEEIPRISTHTCLEIIKERGLARCVLCGKEYEPTEYLALCPDCDMPFGVIQSGETFKIESYEGS; from the coding sequence ATGCATGAAATGGGACTGATGGAAGATGCGCTGCAAATGGTTTCTGAGGATGCGGAAAAGCGCGGCATAGAGCGTGTTGACAAGATTTCGCTGATCGTCGGTGACCTGAGCAACGTGCTGCCGGATGCGCTGCGGTTTGCCTTTGAGGCCTTCAGACAGACGGAGGAAATCCCGCGGATCAGCACGCACACCTGTCTTGAAATCATCAAGGAGAGGGGGCTCGCCAGATGTGTGCTCTGCGGTAAAGAATATGAACCGACGGAATATCTTGCTTTGTGTCCCGATTGCGACATGCCTTTTGGCGTGATTCAGTCCGGAGAGACGTTTAAAATTGAATCCTATGAAGGGAGCTGA